Genomic segment of Gopherus flavomarginatus isolate rGopFla2 chromosome 2, rGopFla2.mat.asm, whole genome shotgun sequence:
TCAGAAACAGGCATGACCTTTAAACCTACGGAGCCTGTTCTCTTTAATATTGCACTCAGGGCTTGTTCTGGATCCTTGTCTGACCCTCCAAGGCACATGGGTATTGTCATTCTCTAAGTACATTCCACATGAGCTAATTGCTTGGGAGCCTTCACCAGCTCAGGTTCCTTGATGTAAACACACATCATGTAGAATGTTATTGTCCGAGGGTtgaaaggagcagtggagagtGGGTGGCTTTGTGTAGCACTCTGATCGCTGGCAGAGGGATTTTCCAGTGAGAAGaacatttctacatttttttaTGGGGAGTGTGTAGTACTCTGGGTTGGGAAGGCTTCTCTGTGCTGTATGCGTCCAGCTCAATATACccacacctagggtgaccagatgtcccgttttttgggactttttcttatataggtgcctatttccccccaccctctgtcccattttgtcacagttgctatctggtcaccctacccacacCATACCATACAGTTTTTATGGCTGGGGGGATGCTGGTTACCTTATCCATCCTGACCAGAAGGCAGTTGGGAGAATAAAGTTTGTTTGGCCATGCAACTAGAATGCTGAATGGCCCCTAAAATAAACCAAAGGCAGCAGCTGAAATCATGCATGGCTTTTTAATGAGTTCAGCAGCTGGAGAGCTGCAGCAGGTTGTCACTGTAAGGGCCTgagcctgcattccttgttcacCCGACGTTCCCCCAGGAGTCATTGGGAGCCTGAGGCACACAGGGAATGTGAGTTTGGGCCCAGGGACCATACAGTTAACTGGTTAGAGCCATTAAATTTTTGAAGACAATAACTGCTGAGCCCGAATCTTGTTAACACTTTCTTGGATTTAGTAACTTGTGCATCGCTTCCAAGAGTTATAGCAGTGTCCGTAAAAAGGAAACCGGTCGGTCAGGAGCCACATTCTGGACAAAACCTCTCTTAATTGAGAGTCTGTAATACACTAGTCTGAGTTTGCTAGGGTTTCAAGgtgctttctttgttcctcctGTCTCCTACAATCTTTGATCAAAGTATCACAGCTATTACTGGTACACTTCATACTTCTAACAAACTTAATTTTGATGGGAACATTAACAACAAGGACCAGATGCCCCTCCTCCAACTACACAGAGCAGgaatgtgctcagatactaccTCTTGGATGCCAGTACAAAACCCTCGTAGATAGGAAGACCAACCAGAAGCTTATAGAAGAGAGCAGCTTCTGCTATACAGAACCCCCTGTGCATGGCTGGGCCTCTGTTGGGTTTGTCCCTCATTTCCATGAATCAGCTGTCTTGGGACAAGGAGTAAAGCTTGCTTTGCAGAAGCAGATGCCGATTGTTTCACCAAATGGTTCTTATAATAGCGTGAATTGAAACAGAGATTTTTTAAACTGATCAGATTTGCATGTTTCTCTGGGTGGAAGGGGCCTTTATAAACCTTGaacatccatccatctccttgTGTTGACAACTGTTGTAACAAGTCAGAGCAGGGAATGCAGGTTATTTAGTTTCATAAGTAATAGCGCAAGGCATTTGCCTCTGCGCCAATGAATGTAAACCAGGAATGTGCAGCCTGTTATGAAATGTACTCCTAATACTTAGTATGCTAACTGCAGTTCTAGGAGCCCTGTCCTTATTTTGTAAGTCTTCCAGCTACCAAAGGGTTGCAGGCTAGGGTTGTATCTTTACCCAAATCTTGATTAACCGCACTTGTGCTGGATCATAGATCTGAATTGGAGACATTGCTAGTTTAATTCTTCTTCTTTGATCTGTAGAAACTTGTcacaattattttcatttttgaaaaggtTCCAATGTCTTCGAAAATTATTAGCATAATTTCCTCGAAATTTAATATCTAGTTACTTGACTTTACAGCCATGCTATGGGAATATACGAGTGTGCCTAGCATTCCAGGGGAGATGTTATCTCTGATTTCTTCTTGTCCACATGCATACTATCAGCTGAGAACATGGGGGgtgagaaggagggaggggattCCTTTGTCCTCTTTGGTTGGATGGGGGTAATGTATTAAATGTCTAATCCTGAAATGAGATGTTGCAGCCCTTTCCTTGGCATGCGCTTTTGAGTTCTTTCTATATTATGGATGTTGTATCTTTGGAAGGATCTTTTTACTCTGGTTTGATATTTTTCCAACATCAGATGCCTTGGTAGGGGAATGGGCTGCTCAGCCTTCTCTATGTTCCTTTTAAATCCCCACAGGGATCCTTAACTCTGCCATCACCTCAGGGTTTGCTTTCTGCAGAAGCGGTTTAAATCTTAATTTGACTGATTTTTTCCTAGTTTTGCAGGAGCCTAACTATTATTTCCATGTAGATTTTGTAACTAGGTGTTCACTGGGATGCAGAGTGCCCTAGTAGGTTGACCACTGGGCTGGGTCCtgcattctgttcccagctctgctactggcctctctgtggctcagttttaTGTAAGTTAGGGCTAATGATATTTGCTttccttgtaaagcactttgagatatgCTAAAAGCTGACAGtatttcacattttttccctCTAGGTACAAGAATTATTTATGACCGGAAGTTTTTGATGGAATGCCGCAATTCCCCAGTTGCCAAAACCTCACCTTGTGACCTTCCAGACATTCCAGGTGTTACCAGTCCAAATGTGGAGGAGTTGAAGATTGAAAACAACCATGTCCACAATTACTTGGAGAAGGTGGGCATAGGTGAGTGACACCCTCTGGCAAAGCCTGAAAATAACTGCATGCTTCATCTTTTTTCCTTGGAAAATACACAAGAGCACACCTGGGCTAGAGCCAGAATATTGTTATAACAGCTAGGGAGGAATTGATGCTGTGTGTGGATTGTGGATACAGGCTAAATCAAGGTATCTCTAGGGTTAGACATTGTTCTTTTACCAACCGTATCACTGTAGCATGAGCACCTTTCAGTAATGCATTAACATCTATCGCGTGTGGTTCCTTCGTTCTCTCCCTCTGTCTCATTCATATTAATTTAGCAGTGGTGAAACATACTGCTTGATTAACTGCCTTGGAAAGTGAATCTTCTGTCTATAGAGCAGGTGCAGCCCAGCTTTGCCTGTTACATCCTTTGCTAATGTGCTTCTTCCTTACACCGGAATGGTATGGGGATAAAAGGAGAATTGAGTTTGTGGCCCATACAGTCCTTGATCTCTCTGCAGAGATGTCTAGTGTCAAGGACCAATTACTGTAAATTGCACTGTCAGTTTTGTGATGTGGGCATGTGTCCACTGAAAACTAAGTAGGTTGAGTTTCCTAACTTAGCTCACACGGACCACTGAGCAAGATTTGGCTGGTAACTTTTGGTCACTGTCTCACTTCCTGGCTTCAACTATCAAAATTGATCAGCCTACGAGACAAAGTAAGATTTGTTCCTCTTCTGGCTCAGTTTGGTACCTGAAAAGTTTCTTCTGCATCACTGCAATAAGAAGTGTAACAGAGCTGACCATTTATGTAacttgcagtgttgtagccatgttggtcccaggatgttagagacagggtgggtgaggtgatatcttttatggGTCAGCTGAGTAGTAGCGTCCTGGCTTACACTGGCGTCCTATCAACAGCAGCAGCTACAATAGCAATCATACATGGAACAGTAATTTCATCATGCTGTGCTTACTAAAAATTACATTTGCCTCTTATTGCGAACAGAAACCCATATTCATGGTCAAATGTGTCATAGGGAAAAGGTAAAAAATACTTCTGTTGTTGTGGATTTTTTTGAGTAGTGTTCCAAATGATGGGTGGATTTCTCTTCTCAGATTCCCCCAGATGCATCACATCTCTGAGGCTTTGCGCGCTCTGCATTGGCAGAGTGCCTGCTTGCAGAGTAGATGTTCTTTGTGTAGAAGGAGAGCAGAACATCAGACCAAAGAGGAATGGTTTTCCCCTTAACACCAGAGCAAGCCGCCATCTCTCTCAACAGTTTTCCAGGAAAATTCAGTTATTGTACATAGCAGGCTGAGAGTTTCCCCAAGCTTCACTGCCACATCCAAACTTCTATGCTCTTGTGAGGCTGCTGGTCTCTGAGCATCACATCCATGTAGTGTTTTATATTTAACATAAGACTTCATCAAGTACTCAACTGCATTTTTGTCATTTCTTTTCAATAGGTGAGGAAGCTCAATTTGACATGGACATCTAAAGTGTGTGCCCTGAAAGTGTTTGTCCAGTGAAGAATGGGACCTCAGTGTGAGGGCTCCCACCAGCTAGGCTTTTAGAATAGCCGTGCTTTTCTGAGTGACTTGCTCTTTCCTACAAAGGGCAATCCATTCGCTTTGACTGAGAGCAGAACACATCCTGTTACATGAGGACTGAAAGTATCAACCGATTCATATGGGTGTAAATCCATGAGTATAGCCCCTGCTGGCGATGGGCAACAGTGAGAGGAGGAAAGCTCTCTATGATTTTTTGTTTCATGTTTCTATGCCTTTGTTAATTGGTGTATATCAGTACTGTAAAGGTGACTGAAATGTAATATCAGGGGAGAAATAAAATCATTTAGGGTCTCCAGGTTTGGGGATTAATGCCGTAATATGGGTATTTGGTCTTTGCTGATTATAGCAAGcaaactgctgcctattactgTGCTGGAAAGCTATACTAGGGCAATCCCACAAACTAGATTGAGGCCAGAGTCTGTCATACAAGGGCCTGGGCATAAGTGCTCCAAAAAGAGACACGAGGCAGCACCCACTGATGTGCCTTAGACTGCAGGTGGTAGAGTTCCCCCTTGGTGTGCTGGAGGATGCGCCTGGCTGGGGCCACCAGAATCAGAGACCACCTGGACTATGCTCAGAAAGACTGGGTGCATGCTGCAGCACTTGACCAGTGCATGGGGCTGCCCACCCTGGGTGTCCCCTGTTGTGTGCTTCGGGAGGTGAGGGCGCCTGGTCTCCTGCTTCTCTTGCTTTCCTTGAGCCGGTCCTGTGGGAGAGggctcccacccctccccttccatAATGTGTCATTGggcctctgcccccagagcctccctggccaccccaaATACACCACCTCAGCCAACGGAATGATGTCCAGCCGGTCTGGCTCCAAACTGCATCCACAGCACATCTGTACACACTCGTGCCTCATAGCATCCGCTTCCTTGTGTCCCACACTGTGTGGCAGGACCTGTTGCTGCATGGGGATGGTGAGGAACTCTAATGGTCCAGACTATATTCTGGGCCCACCAGGGATATTGGTGGCTTCTCTGTGGAACTATGAGCACAGGCATGTATGTGGCGTGGTTCACAAATTCCTCTCACACTTGTCCCTTCTGCAGTGAGAGGGAGACCCTAGCGCTCATCCATGTAGCGCATCAGGTTACAGCTCCTCCCGAACCTCTTCCTGAGGTTCtagctgcacttttccccacatGTGCTGATTTAAGGACACCCCATCAAGGGTCCGACCCTGTCACAGGACAATCTTGTCAGTCTCCTCCTGGCACAGGCCAAGGCAGCTATCTATCACTGCGTGAGGGCGGGTGCTCTGCAATTTGGGGCTTATTTCCAGTCACATGTCCAGTCGTGTCTCTGGACAGCGTCCGCTGACTCCTTAGATGTCTCTGAGGAGCGGTAGGCATTGCTGAGGGTTCTCTGCACAGTATCCTCTGGAGCCCTCATTTTTAATTTGTGATCTCACTCCTGTTCCTGTTTTCTCCTTCCATGTCTCATGTAAGCGATTGTGCCCTGGGCTTAGTGGTTTGTCCCTGTTAGTTGGGAGGGAAGGCCCTTAGGTTTGGGGTGGCGTGGATGCAcctgccccagtccagcaaaTAGCACACACAGTGTCCCCATTACAAAACATCTAGAATGCCCCAAAGTCCAGCTAGCCTTTTAAGACTGCGGTCACCTTTAATGCTTCCCAGGACTACTAGAAATCCACAACACCCCAATGTCTAGTCATTTGCAAGAGACTGAAATGTCTTCCCAGCATGCTTCCAGAATGAGTTCTCAAGCTCTGTGTCCATAGAGGCACTGTAGCCAGCTCCTCTGGTGGTTCACCCTTTCACAAGCACTCCAAAAAAATCCTCTTCCCaaaccttccttcctccctcaaaAGAGGGTTTAATAGCTTCCTTCTATTGCAGGGCAAGCCTCAGAAAGCCCACAGGTGAAAGCTCTCTCTAGCCCATCAGTCTTAAAAGGAGACACCTGTAGCCACATCTGCTTAAGAGGAGCAGTTCAGCtacactcaggcctggtccacactacagcgttaaatcgatttaaacagcgttaaatcgatttaatgctgtacccgtccacactacaaggcactttaaatcgattttaagggctcttaaaatcgatttctgtactcctccccaacgagaggagtaaccctaaaatcgatattactatatcgatttagggttagtgtggacggaaatcgaagttattggtctcattcttttactgagctacccagagtgcaccgctccggaaatcgatggtagcctaggaccatggacacacaccaccgaattaatgtgccctagtgtggacgtgtaaaatcgattttataaaaccggttttaataattttgattttatgctgtgGTGTAGGCATGGCCTCAGCTCCCAGATTGGAGCCTGTAGCAAGTTTCCTACCTGCAGTAGAAAGGACCCCACTACCTGTCCCCAGCTATACCTAGTATCTCCTTCAAGGTACGTAAGTCTGAGCCTCCAGTTCAAGTGTATTGATTAGGGACCCCCTGTAattcctgttcccccaaaccaCTAAACCCTTTCATCATATAAATGAGGACCACTTACCCTTGTTCCTTCTCGAGTGTCTCTTCTCTCTGACCTATGTTAAAATTCTTGCTTAGAGCTTGTCTTTCACCAGATCACTTTGGTACAGAGCACCAGGCCCAATCCAGCATTTCTGTACTGGCAAAGCTcctaattgaaatcaataattTTGCTGGAGTCAAGACAACTGGATCAGAGCAATGCTTGGTAGCAGGTTGCAGACAGCACTCTAGTGTCTTGCTATCTAGATACTGTCTTTAAATTTGGAGTTTCTTTTATAATTTTCTGCTCTTATCAGGCAGGGATTATTTACAGCTTGATGACAAATACCAGCTTTGACCAGATGTTTCGTTTTCAATGCTATTGAAGGCCCAGCCGGCTGCAGGTGTTGTCTGACTGGGTGCTCCAGGGAAGGAGTGAATACAGTGTTAAGCATTGGGATGTGGATTGGAAGTGGGGCTTCCACAAGACTATCTGGGGGAGAAGGCAGATCATGTGTCTTTATCTGCTTTTTACTGTTGAAAAGTCTGCTAATGAATTACAAAGAACACATCACATTAAATTACTCTATTACTCTGAGAATTACAaaggaaacaaagacaaaagaaatgACCCCGATCAAACTGCATCAAAGATAAGGTTTTAAATGAAATGCTTGCAATCTGACAGGAATGGGTAGGAAGAGTTGCTTTCAGCAGTTATTCCGTCCCTATCTTGACATGAGCGCTTAGCATGTGTGTAGGGTTTTACTGTGATCGGTATCTAGGGAGCTTTTCCTACCATTAGCAGAATCTGTACCATAGAGAAATAGAACTTACTGCTTCTCTTTGTTAATTGGTAAATCCATATGCACATCACTTGGTtgagttttctttcttttgttaaaGCACTGGTAGCGATGCGCAAGAGATGATCGCATTCATGTTTTCCAAAAAGAGTGCAATCTTCTGGTCACTGCTCTAACCAGCAGAGGACTAGGGGTAACAGCTTAGGTGCTTTGTGCCTGTGCTGAGATAGCTTTTCTAGAGTAGTATCCAGACTGGGAGTTAAAGATACCAGCACAAATATCTGAGCCACCAGAGCAGAATTTAACATTTCAACTAGCCTATCGAAATTACAGATGTTGTAGAAAGAAACCAGAGGAAATAGCACATGACATAGACTATTTGCTCTCAATAAACACCCATAAAAGTATCTTTCAGGCATTCTCCATGCAATTTCTCAATCAGTGTAACTATTTTGGTAAGGgtggggtgattttttttttgtaattgaaatagTTATAGTGGTACAACCAGGAGGGGACACAGTTCTATCAGTACTAAGTTGTCTTAGAGCCGTATAGCGTCTTCCCTTTCCCAAAACTATACTGGTCTAAAACTGCATCCACACAAGGGGAGGCTGTACTCTTTTAACTGCACTAGTGTAGCTAAAGCAATACAacttctgtgtgtagacaagcccatactGTGTACTCATTATCTTGGGAGGCCAATCAGGTTTGGCTCTGCAGAGAACTGGATAACATGAGTTTCCATAGACCAGgacactcaggtcacattttaaaaatgggtttTTTTCAAAACAGCTGAGGGACACTGGCAGACAAATGACGAGGGAAGCCATTTACAAAAGAACTGTTACGTGTTTGACACTTCAGGGTTTTGCAAAGACTGCAGGATAAGCAGATTTTTCTCTATTAGGAAGTATGCTGTGATGTTTATCCAGCATCAGGTTACAATAAGGAGCATAGTTATTAAGGATTTCATGCAACCTAAGTGTATCTAACCTGGATAATCAAAAGCAGCTCTGCTGTATGACTCCTGTAACCAGTTTTCCTACATTCTATGTTCCTTCCCCTTTCCAAAGCGTGACAATAGATCTGTTACAGGAAATGAGTTGCACAATTTAGAGGACAGCCTGCGATAAGCTGctacaaaaataaaaaggcatgGCCAACTGATTTGTCCCTGGAAAGATAGTCTCATTTTTTGTGAGCGTTTGTCTCGGCCCATGGGATTCTTTAACAAAGCTCAGCTAGGAAGGGACATTTGATATTGTCGATGTTTGTTTTGATGCAAAAGTGGCTGGACGCTTATTCCCATTAAAATCTTTATGTGCTCCCAGTTGGACTTTTCAGATGAGCACTGCCTCTTGCTAGAAATAATCACGGTAAATTAACTTTCACTGATTCTATTTCCCACATCATCTAAAATAGCCACATTGAACATATAACAAATACTTCCAAATATCATTAATCCTTTCTACAGTTACGCATAGGCAGATATGTCATTTATGAGTGTAGGCcaaaggttttcaaaagtgtctagtgACTTTGGGTGCCTAATTTGAGACATCTTAACAGGCCCTACATTTTAGAAAGCACTGAGCTCCCCTGCGA
This window contains:
- the EIF4EBP1 gene encoding eukaryotic translation initiation factor 4E-binding protein 1 encodes the protein MSGSCRQGHTLSRAIPSKRLSLPDGAPLPPGDYSTTPGGTVFGTTPGGTRIIYDRKFLMECRNSPVAKTSPCDLPDIPGVTSPNVEELKIENNHVHNYLEKVGIGEEAQFDMDI